GAATTCGACTAGGAGCATCTATAGATTGCATTAGATGGTTGACATTTCAAGGTTGCGCATACAGAGGACATGATGAAAGCCAAAGTTCAAGCAACAGAGGTAATTTTTTGGAAATGTTGAAATTTTTGGGATCTTACAACGAAAGAGTGAAAAAGAATGTTTTGAAAAATGCTCCAAAAAATGCTAAGTATATTACAAATGATGTCCAAAAAGAAATTCTACATATTCTTGCTACTAAGGTGAGAAATTCAATTAGAGAAGAGATTGGAGATGCCAAATTTTGCATTATTGTTGATGAAGCTAGAGATGAATCTAAAAAGGAGCAAATGGCCATTGTTTTGAGATTTGTTACTCTAGATGATTTTGTTAAAGAGAGATTTTTTGATCTTGTGCATGTCACTGATACTTGTGCAACAACTTTAAAGAAAGAATTGATTTATGTCCTTTCTCATTATAATCTCCAAGTTGAAAATATTAGGGGTCAAGGGTATGATGGTGCTAGCAACATGCGGGTGAGTGGAATGGTTTGCAAGCTTTGTTTCTTAAAGATTCTCCTCAAGCATATTATGTACATTGTTTTGCTCATAGGTTACAATTAGCATTGGTGGTAGCTTCAAGAGAGGTACTtcaaattcatgaattttttACTCAATTAAACTCTATTGTCACTATTGTTAGTGCTTCTTCAAAAAGACATGATCAATTACAAGAATCTCAAGCAATTGAAAATGCAAACTTGGTTGCTCAAAATGAATTAGAAACAGGCAAAGGTGCGAATCAAATAAGCACTTTACAAAGAGTTGGGGATACTCGATGGAGCTCtcactttaattctatttgCAGTTTAGTAAAAATGTTTACTGCTACCAACATTGTTCTCAATAATATCATTGAAGATAGGACAACTTATGCACAAAGAGGTGAGGCTTATGgtgttagtaaaatattattgtcatttgaatttgttttcacTTTGCATTTGATGAAAGAGATTATGGGAATCACTAATGTTCTTTGCCAAGCACTGCAACAACAATCTCAAGATATTCTTAATGCAATGCATATTGTTTCTACATCAAAGTTACTtcttcaacaattaagagaTGGTGGATGGTGCAACTTTCTTGCAAATGTTAAAGATTTTTGTGAAAAGCATGAAATTGAAGTCCCTAATATGAGTGCACAATATATTTTTGGAAGAGGTCGATCTCGTCAACCAAATGTGACAGTTGAGCATCATTATCGAATAGATGTATTCTTGACAACAATTGACTCTCAAATACAAGAGTTGAATAGTAGATTTAGTGAGCAAACAATAGAGCTTTTGACTTTGAGTTGTGCTTTGGATCCTAAGGACAATTTCAAATCATTTAATATTGAAGAAATTAGCAAGTTAATAGAGAAGTTTTATCCCCTTGACTTTCTTTCTAATGAGcttaatattttgaaatttcagTTGCAACATTATCAGCATGATATACCAAATCATTTGAAAGGCATTGGTACACTTTCTGAATTGTGCAAGAAGTTGCAAGAAACGGGAAAATCAAGAACTTATCACATGGTTCATAGATTAATACGTCTTGTTTTGACTCTACCAGTGTCTACAGCAACAATAGAAAGAGTTTTTTCAGCAATGAAATTTTAAGACAAGACTTAGAAGTAAGATGGCCGATGAATTTCTTGCAAACAATTTGATcatctatataaaaaaagaattagcaGCTATTTTCGGCATAAATTCAATTAtagatgattttgaaaatagaaaaaaaacgtCGAATGATATTTTCATGATACAAAATTGTAAGTGgtaacttttatatattattgtcttactttaattgaaattatatatttaatttttttattttatcaatagaaatagtaatataaaatatttttagtaaattattaAACATTGTCTCCCTAAATAGTTAGTCTAACTCCGCCCCTAATATTACAGTGTATATAAATATACCTTCTGTTAGTTCTAATGTAAAGTATAGCTTATCATAATTGCTAgattcaatttaattccattCCATTCCACACAATCATTTTTTTTCCCTTGGATATCATCACTCCACAAGTGCTGCATAATCTGTATAGTTCTTTGATGTTACGTGGTGCTTGTGCATTATTTGGTTGGTAAAAGCGAACCCACCCCACATCTTGGAACATCAACTATTTTTGTTTATGTCTTGGTGCTCACAACAtgcataataaattaataatcataTGAAAGCTAAATCTTAACAACGCATTATTCACTTCAACGTTTTTCCTCACTTCATGTGTACAGTATTCCCCATTTTAGCTAAGGTACAATCCACATTTGTAATTAAATGcgtttctaaattttgaatcctGATTGGAATACAACGTCTTAACTCGggaatggatttttttaatttttttaacaattgaaaGAGTAAAATATAATCTctcattattaattttataagtgaaattaataataaatatgagagagaataaTGAAGGATTAAAAATTATAGTTTAcactcttatttttttcttaataattcagAGGATCCATTTCCTCTTAACTCAATTAGGCTACGTTTGTTTATAGAGATAGGACACTGAAACAGAGACagtgaaatataaaattatatttgatagatgagatataaataaaaacattgtgtttaaaaacattaaattagtatattttgtatctatcttaataaaaaagatacagagatattaacaaaaaatacaatttatttttatttttaagtaagtatcatttgatatatttaattgTATAACTATATatgtttaactcatttttaatgcatattttatattttaatatatattttatattaataattgattttagtaGTGAATTTTAATATACACCTCATATGATTGGTCATTACAATATTGTTTTTATGTACAGCTTTTTAAATCTTACTGGTCCTTAAGATAATTTgtcataaaataaattatattaatacacataatttaaaatgtccttctttatttattttttagtaatatttAAATGAATCTAGCAAATATATACACTGACACATGATAaaattgttaattaaaaaaatatttatagaaaaatataaaatttaaattctcaatatatttattgtgtatttattaaaataaattaataaattttttttattaataataacattaGCATGTGTTTTATATATGTTCAAAccctaattttattatataattaaaattttgagaaattttCTTATAGGTTAATTggtagagaaaaataaaaggcaaTTATTTATGTTGTCTACCCACAACCTTGGATTTTTCGCTACCACCTCTTATTGGATATAATATATAATCGATGTTtccattaatttttttcttttttgaaaagacTATCTTTTGACTCTTTTCAGAAAATATGAACAataattatcaattatttttcaataatatacCTCTATAAATAACTGATGGTTTGAGAgagaataagataaaataaagagagaggagaagaataAAGTATTTAGAGTAATTGTTTAAAATATACCTgattattctttcttctttttaaatattgattttagaATATTACCTCATAAACCAATAATGCAGATGGAGGCCTACGAGTGCCCGAGGAGGCCGAGCTGCGGCGGAGGGCGgcggaggaggaagaagaaggaatgaAAGGAGTGTGGAGAAGGTGAGCCATTTGGAAAATCGAACAatgcagagagagagagagagagagagagagagagagagagagagagagatggttGCTATCAGAGTGatataactaaataataatgtgatttatacacaatataatatttataacaaatattatgatacaaagaaagaagatatttaattatgtgGCTAGATAGATCCCTTACTTCatgttttttcttatttctaattttatgatatattttatatcTACCAAACGTACATTGCATATTCTTTGCAATGGAAAAATAGGATGCATTTTAAATATATCATAGTttcaaaaattagtatttttagccattgaatttaaatataaatttaattttggctATGCATCTCAAATTCTCAATAGTACAATTAGACTATGTTTGGTTTATATATGAATTCAGacagaaatacaaaattttttactttgatAGTTATGTACtggataaaataataaattataaatattaatattattcaagACAACACAATATTTAACAGGTTCTTTATAATATAATTGATCAATTTATCAAACATTAATCAAAATTCATATatgtatttttctttgattttagtaaatttctttgcataaactaaaaaaaaaaaatccaattttcataACCCAAAAAATTGAACATACAATAAATCGTTCTTTCCactaaaaaatttcaataaatttgtCTAAAAGTTGAATCAGATAGCAAAagacagtaaaaaaaaaattacgcGAGTATCAATAGTTTTATATACAATTCTGTAAGTACCTTCACAAAGGATTTTGTGCTCCAAATACCCATCGACAACTTCTTTAAAGGGATCTAaatctattatttttgttactaaTGCTAACTTCACTCAAAAATTGAGAATTTGCAAGTGGGTAATCTAGATAGTAAATTAGGATTTTATCAGAAATGAAAATTGTTAACTTTTTGAAACACTGAAAATGGCACAATAGACAGTgtctaaaatctaaaaaagcAGTGTTCGAAGGTTTCAAAATTTCCTCACAAATAGTGTCATCTTCACAAATAGTGCCTAAAAGGTGgaagggagaaggaagaaagaagaaaagagggtGGCCGTGCCGGAACAACGTCTGAAAGGAATAGTGGTGGATAaaggaaagagaagaaagaaagaagaagaagaaaggggtgcTGGAAGGGATTTAATCTAAGAaagaagaggatggaaagaTAAAATTCCCATAGTGGTCCCTGAGATTGACGTTGTGTACCAAAATCGTCCCTGAGATTTCAATTGCACAAATTACGTCCTTAAAATTGGAAAAATTGCACCGTATTAGTCATTGACTTGTTTTCCATTAACAACGCGCTGACGTGGACCTTTGGTGACATGTGTCACCTTATGGTTTGGCCACGTGTAACAATATGATGATGTGTCAGTCAACGACACGTGGCATGCTGACGTGGATGGTTATGGCACGTGTCACAATGCTATTGTTGACGTGTCATCCACTATGTCATCGTTACATGTGCACTAAATTTGTCATTTATTTTGCATCAAATGACTCATTTTTGTCCCTAaaattgaatgtcgtgcaccaaattagtcccttcattagttttttctcatttgttttataaatttaaaattctcattatatatttgaatacactaattttaattttaacttttcacaagttatttaaatacaagtatttttataaaatatttttaaaatttaagttttaattatataattttttttataatatttattaaaataattatgtgAGATATTGATATTGATTTAGTAAAGAGTGTAAGTTAAGAGTATAATAATATTccttaatacaatttttttaatatttaacactttaataaatattttaagaatagttGATAAGGCACTTGTTaactaatataaatttattattctcaTCCATTTTAAAAATGTCTGATTTTCCATATAATTGACTTCTTACTAAATTAATAAGATAGATTTATATTGTCGattataataattcattttatCTATAACTTAACTAGGTGGCTTTTTCATATATTACACTATTAATCAATATAAGTACTTATTGTAACCATAACTTAAACAGTATTAAAACAGATACAAATAAACACAAGAGGCAATAATAAAGTTTTGATTTTAGTTAATATGTGCTCTAATGATacaagttaaaattattaagagtatatacccattttggtcctcaaagaaaTTTAAACCAGACATTTTAatcccaactaaaattaattactcgattggtccTTAATAATTACTTCCGTCAGTCACTTAGATCCTTGGCTCCGTCAACTCTAACGAAAGACAAAAAGGTCCCTGAAAACtctaacatgggacaaaatgatccatgacaactctaacaagggACAAAATGATCCGTGACCCCTTTATTTGAAAACGACGCTGTTCTTccccaatttttatcatatcttgcATAACCCTAACATTCATACTCTCTTTAACCTTCACAgccttctttttcatcttttctttcctcCTCTTTAACTCCAAGATTAAGCCATAGTGTAATTGTCACACGTGTCGcacctacctcaacatgtcatggaccaccacttcctaaatctttgtgactggtacatccacctcctctgcacTTCACCCACCAAAAGCATCCACTTTTAAGTCTGATAATATCACCTCCAACCCCAAAAATGTTCACGAtatcctcaagaccaagttccACAACTACTCCAAGGGCACGTCTTTCTCCACTCTCCGGcaagcaatatagattgtttggacattaggacatcatgaaaagattctccttcgacatcatatgcaaattTTCAATTGAAATAGACACTGagtgcttcattccttctttCTCGGAGTCCAAGTTGACAGACAACTTCAACCTCGCATCCAAGCTATTACAACGAGTAATGTCGTCGTTGCCGCTCATATGGAAACTGATGCGATTATTGAACATTGGTTCAgagaagaagctgaaggaaGCGATCGGAGTGATGGACAATGTGGTCATGGAGATGTTAGGGCAGAGGAGGAGGGAGATAGCAACGACGATGACGAGTCTTAACAAATCAGACTTGCTGTCTAGATTCATGGGATCCATCAAAGACGACAACTAGTTGAGAGACATAGACATTAGTTTCctgagtatgaattggttgagaacaagttgagaatttttttcCTTGTGAACGTTAAATTTATAGAGTGTGCATTGTGTAGTTTGAAGTTACAGTGTTAGATTGTTCgtgttatgcgagatatgatggaAATTGGGAGAGAACAGTATCATTTTTGAACAGAAGAGATCAGAGATCATTTTGTcccctgttagagttgtcagggactGTTTTGTCCTCCGTTAGAATTAACAGAGTAAAGGACCTAAATGAATGACGaaattaattgttagggaccaatcgaataattaattttagttagggACTAAAGTGTccaatctaaaattttttgaggACCAAAATAGGTATATactcaattattaattaaaaaatttattataaaaatgtgtataataaaaaatataattaaaattagtgtataaaaaaattgagaatgttaaatttaaaaaaaatgagaaaaactgATGAATGGACTAATTTGGTACATGACATTTAATTTCAGGGATTAAAATGAGTCATTTGATACAAAGTAATGGACCAATTTGGTGCACATCTAACGAAGACATAGTGGATGACACATGGACAAATAGCATTGTGACACGTGGCGTAACCATCCACGTTAGCATGCCACGTGTCTTGAACGACACGTCATCATACCGTTACATGTGGTCAAACCATGAGGTGACACGTATCACCAAAGGTCTACATCATCAAGCCACATCAGCGCGTCGTTAACGGAAAACAGGTCAGAGACTAATATGGTGCAATTTTTTCAATCTCAGAGATATAATTGGTGTAATTGAAATCTCAAGAACAATTTTAGTGCAGGACGTCAATCTCAGTAACTACTACGAAAATTTAGTCGAATAAAAGACaagtttagaattaaaataaaataaaataaaaataatttatgccttataaattatgttttagtgtcttaaattaaaagaaaaataaaatattaaaaacatatattttataggAAGGTTTTCCAATGCTCTAGTAACTTTTACTGGTTCTTTGATGATCCAGGGTGCAGTACCCTTGAGATATATCATTAAAAATGTTGAGGCTGCAGATTTATTAGGATTATTATGGTGTAGAATCATAGAAAAAGGGTGCAAGCTGTTCCCAAAACCTATTGAAAAGGTGACAAGCAAAACCTACAGAAGTTTATTGAGATTGGGGGCAGCTGTGGTGTGTTGTTAAATTATTGAGCCGCAGCTATTAAGCCAGCGCGGTAGTGGAGTGGTAGCATGGAGTTGGTTTTTTTGTGGACTAACATGGGCCTGGTTGTTTATGTTGGATCGGGTAAGTTTTAAAAACCATGTCCCACCCCCATTTGATTACCTGAATATCATTATTCATAACCTAGCGCAGCCATCGTAGAAGAAACTAGAAACTCAGCTCTCTAAACGCGATACCCAACCCCACGCAGTCCTCCCAGGGCCTCGCAAACCGTCGAAGTCGCGCGGAAGCAGCACCTCACAGCCACTCCCAGTCCCAGGAACCAACGCCCCCTAACCCCATGCGAGTCCCATTGAAGAATCGCCTCCAAGCAGCGCCGGAGAGCCAAGAAGCAGCGTGGACCATCCCCTCCCAACAGTGGCATACCGGTGAACCTTACCCCTTCGACTCCAGATATGGAGGCTCCAACTTAGGTATTAATTTGAAcgatttcttttctttgttgtgTAATGCAGTGtagttttctttgaattttctgGTAATTGTTATTGATATcattgtatttgaatttttgcatttctttgaatttgtcattttattttgtttcaaatagcCGATTGATTGTCATTAACAGTGTTTGTAATTGAAACTTAATACCTGGCAAATCCAGTAGTTCCAGCTGCATGCATCATAGGGATAGAAATGGGTTGCCCTTGTTGTTTGATACCTAAGTGGTGGGGCCCATCTTCTCCCATTCAGGTGTgtgatatttttctttgttgatgTCAAACTTCGTTTAAATTTGGTTAATCTGAAATTTGTTTGATAGAGGCTGAGAGAGATGCCTTCCGATGGATCTGAAAGTCAGTTGTATTAGGTGGATGAAATCCTGAGTGTTTATGTCAGTGATTACCGATCGAGTGTGCAGTGTGGTGGGACAAGTGTGGGAAGCACACCCAGACCTTGGAAAAACTGTAAGTATAACCACCTGTATTCGGAGATCCTGATGTTCTAATTTTGGTTATGAAAGAGGTTATTTGTTCGTTGaatctattttatataaatttttggtTATAGAATACTGCCGGAATGTATGGGATGAGAGATCTGGATGCAAAACCAATATTGTTCTACCATAGGCCATTCAGTTAGTGTGTATTAATTGGCGAGGTGAGTGACGTTGAAGTTTGTCCTTgtgtcatttatattttttaatcagtTGATGATTGCCTtagaattattaaataattaattaagaaggGGATTACTGCTGGTAAATAAATTCACAAATAGTTGTTTGGTGCCCGAAAATGGTGAATAAGTTGATGATTCGGTTTGTTTCATGTTGCATCAGAAGTTGCTGGCTTTTTGGTTATGGTTTATTCTGCCAGTTAGAGATCAAAGAATTATTGTAATGTTATTTGAAAACTTGAATATTGTTGGACCTACCAGCTGGGGATGGAATAGAAGTAAAATGGAGGTAGAGAGAAGATTTTAGCGTTTGTTTGAATGAAGGTTGTTACGGAGTTGTATACTTATTGGAGTTAAAGCAAGATTATTTCGTTATTTTTGAGTATAACgggaaatttaaatttaaattcccGGTGATTCATTTGAGTGACTCCGATATTGATTATTCAAGTTTGATAATTTTCCATGAAGATGACCGCCGTATGGGAAATAATTTTCCTATTCATATGATGGTGATCAATATGGAAACTTCTGAAACTTGAGTAATCAATTTCGGAAGCAGTCAAACGAATCGCCGCGGATTTAAATTTGGATTCTGCTTTGTACTTAAATGCCACGAGAAACTCTTGCTTTAGTTCCGATAACTCTACAACTCTGTCTCAGCCTTGGTTCATTCAAACACTataatttttcttcttgctCCATTTTACTTCTATTTCATCCCGGTTGGTAGCTCTAACAATATTTGTTTCCGCAGGCtattcgaaaatttctgttttAAGAAATTCGATGCTACCTCGTGATGTTGGCAACACGGTCTATAATGATTGTTGTTAGCACGATATCCAATAGGAATGCAGGAAATTGAAACTGATATGATTTATAATCTCTTTTTCCGTCGAATAATTAcgcaatagaaataaaaaatgcagtAACTTGTTTTAATGTGCATGTCTTTGTTGCTGACTTCCTGAGGACGAGGCCCACAAAGGGGGATAAGAAAAGGCTGCGTGCGCACATTGGAACAGACGTGGAAGAATACAAAGGTTATGCCGACATGTACCTTGGGCTTTGACTAGAAATCATGTTTTTGTCAGGAGGGAGGGACACGTGAAGCAATTTAAAGTGACCAAATTTCACAAACGGGAGACACATTCTGCGCAACATGAAAAGGGGATTTTTTTGGAGAGGTACATATATGTTGTTGACATCTTGTTTCAGTTTTGCGACCTTATAAATTTCAAAGCATGACATGGTGTCCACGTGATTGTGTTTTTTGACTTCGCTGGCCACATGAGGCTGCATATATTcagcattttttctttgttcGAAAGAAACTTATTGAATTTAACGTTACTCTACATTTCTTTAGATTGTGTATCTTGTTGTGGCGCAATTTTTTGTTCTGTTCTTCTATGTTATTTGCACTGAAAGCTTTATTAGCATAAGACTAATGTTGCATCTTTCTGCATTGTTTTGGCTTGGTTCTTCAGTTTTAGTATGCAACATAGGTAAAAGAGGAATCTTTTGGTTTCTGTTCTTTTACATTGTTGGAAGGTTCAAGTTCGGTTCTTTCCGTTTTGCTATGGAAAACAAAACATgggttttgtgttttgtttaGTGGAAGGAAAAGACGCGGTTTGCTCTCTTGGCTGGAACCCATGTTTGTCTTCTAAGCTTATCCGGTTCAGGCATGCTTCtgttttgttcttgtttttgtttgttgtttttcccaTTGTTC
This sequence is a window from Arachis duranensis cultivar V14167 chromosome 2, aradu.V14167.gnm2.J7QH, whole genome shotgun sequence. Protein-coding genes within it:
- the LOC107473697 gene encoding uncharacterized protein LOC107473697; the protein is MFTATNIVLNNIIEDRTTYAQRGEAYGVSKILLSFEFVFTLHLMKEIMGITNVLCQALQQQSQDILNAMHIVSTSKLLLQQLRDGGWCNFLANVKDFCEKHEIEVPNMSAQYIFGRGRSRQPNVTVEHHYRIDVFLTTIDSQIQELNSRFSEQTIELLTLSCALDPKDNFKSFNIEEISKLIEKFYPLDFLSNELNILKFQLQHYQHDIPNHLKGIDGGLRVPEEAELRRRAAEEEEEGMKGVWRREEAEGSDRSDGQCGHGDVRAEEEGDSNDDDES